In Necator americanus strain Aroian chromosome IV, whole genome shotgun sequence, the following proteins share a genomic window:
- a CDS encoding hypothetical protein (NECATOR_CHRIV.G14332.T1), protein MYGSETWAAPSTVMERLDCTERKLLRRLLGYFWPRVCHNKDLYAEIYVVYRWVTRGKHQHLAPEVAKVNRLRFFGHILRRPVDRLVQRVLRSSSGSSWKKPPGRKRKFWTEAVKEDLRTLGVDRQFR, encoded by the coding sequence atgtacggatcggagacttgggcagcaccatcaacggttatggagagacttgactgcacggaacgaaagctgcttagacggctacttggctacttttggcctagggtatgtcacaataaagatctttacgcagaaatttaTGTGGTATATCGGTGggtgacacgtggaaaacatcaacatcttgcaccagaagtggctaaagtaaatcgtcttcgcttttttggtcatatattaaggagaccggtaGATCggcttgttcaacgagttctaaggagttcgtcgggttcgagctggaagaagccacctggccgaaaacggaagttctggactgaggcggtgaaagaggacctaaggacactcggcgtggataggcagttcaggtga
- a CDS encoding hypothetical protein (NECATOR_CHRIV.G14333.T1), with the protein MNQRTTAAVRTPAGCTTPFEVVTGVRQRAVAGPFLFNLAIDDIMRRTVDQCPADIVLAPSGCPLTDLEYADDVVIFAESSTKLQHVVNLVSKLAAAYGLRLRPDKCKQM; encoded by the coding sequence atgaatcaacgaacaactgctgcagttcgaacaccagccggatgtacaacaccgtttgaagtggtaactggagtaagacaaagagcagtggcaggacctttcctgttcaatttggcaatcgacgacattatgcgaagaacagtcgaccagtgtcctgccgacattgtcttagcaccatctgggtgccccttgactgacctcgagtacgccgacgatgtcgttatattcgcggaaagcagtacgaaacttcaacatgttgtcaaccttgtatcgaagctggctgcagcctacggactacgcctacgccctgataaatgcaagcagatgtag
- a CDS encoding hypothetical protein (NECATOR_CHRIV.G14334.T1), which yields MESLATTIRFVTLNCRTLSSELQQAALSKLLRYLCVPFVALQETRMRDHPSSASKITPARAPIETAEDNSKDAFYDELDALMSKIPSQQVVIVGIDANAKMGLEQQSDVLGKWYYAAERTSDNGDRLVDLCEQTGLIIASTFKRNHRRHQLTWQGSTLLTPEEQRKRKMRTLKLQLDYVLARSIPQSDIRKSRAVWDVAFDSDHRPVLLSFKIRFHKRNRGVPLQPKIHMAGLKDDECRRKFRQRVSIHVGVRTRKKLSDADSFTNAGDFNQEKRLRRKLRRQLQQDRDNEWTLRAMEFEKAWEDRNPRKAYALLKHGIQLAFLDFEAAFDSPHRGRLLNALRADGVPGKFVRLLDDMNQRTTAAVRTPAGCTTPFEVVTGVRQRAVAGPFLFNLAIDDIMRRTVDQCPADIVLAPSGCPLTDLEYADDVVIFAESSTKLQHVVNLVSKLAAAYGLRLRPDKCKQM from the exons atggaatctttggcaacaaccattcgtttcgtcacgctgaactgccgaacactatcgagtgaactccaacaagccgctctatccaaacttctgcgatatctctgtgtgccttttgttgcactgcaggaaacacgcatgagagatcatccgtcatcagcatcgaaaattacacc TGCCCGCGCACCTAttgaaaccgctgaggacaacagtaaggacgccttctatgatgaactcgatgcgttgatgtctaaaataccaagccagcaggtggtcattgtcggaatcgacgcaaatgcgaagatgggactcgaacagcaatccgatgtgctaggaaaatggtactatgcagcggagcgcacgtcggacaacggtgaccgtctggtcgacttgtgcgaacagacgggcctcatcatcgcttccacgtttaagaggaatcatcgacgccatcagctcacgtggcaggggtcaacccttttaacgcctgaagagcagcgcaagcggaagatgaggactcttaaacttcagctcgactacgttctggcgaggagcattcctcagtcagatatccgaaaatctagagctgtttgggacgttgcgttcgactctgaccaccgtccagttcttctcagcttcaagatacggttccacaagagaaaccgaggagttcctcttcaaccgaaaatccacatggcaggtctgaaagacgatgaatgcagaagaaaattccgccaacgtgtgtctattcatgttggagtacggaccaggaagaagctaagcgatgcggattccttcacaaa cgctggtgacttcaaccaggaaaagcgtcttagaaggaaactgcgtcgtcaactgcaacaagaccgcgataacgagtggacgttaagagcgatggagtttgagaaggcgtgggaggacaggaacccgcggaaagcctatgctctactaaaaca cggtattcaactagcgtttctggactttgaagccgcgttcgactctcctcaccgaggccgtcttctcaacgcacttcgcgccgatggagtaccaggaaagttcgttcgcttgcttgatgacatgaatcaacgaacaactgctgcagttcgaacaccagccggatgtacaacaccgtttgaagtggtaactggagtaagacaaagagcagtggcaggacctttcctgttcaatttggcaatcgacgacattatgcgaagaacagtcgaccagtgtcctgccgacattgtcttagcaccatctgggtgccccttgactgacctcgagtacgccgacgatgtcgttatattcgcggaaagcagtacgaaacttcaacatgttgtcaaccttgtatcgaagctggctgcagcctacggactacgcctacgccctgataaatgcaagcagatgtag
- a CDS encoding hypothetical protein (NECATOR_CHRIV.G14335.T1), which yields MSKIPSQQVVIVGIDANAKMGLEQQSDVLGKWYYAAERTSDNGDRLVDLCEQTGLIIASTFKRNHRRHQLTWQGSTLLTPEEQRKRKMRTLKLQLDYVLARSIPQSDIRKSRAVWDVAFDSDHRPVLLSFKIRFHKRNRGVPLQPKIHMAGLKDDECRRKFRQRVSIHVGVRTRKKLSDADSFTKCIQDAARETLPVLAAEEICLCICGNKIHIQFCMCRVQRW from the coding sequence atgtctaaaataccaagccagcaggtggtcattgtcggaatcgacgcaaatgcgaagatgggactcgaacagcaatccgatgtgctaggaaaatggtactatgcagcggagcgcacgtcggacaacggtgaccgtctggtcgacttgtgcgaacagacgggcctcatcatcgcttccacgtttaagaggaatcatcgacgccatcagctcacgtggcaggggtcaacccttttaacgcctgaagagcagcgcaagcggaagatgaggactcttaaacttcagctcgactacgttctggcgaggagcattcctcagtcagatatccgaaaatctagagctgtttgggacgttgcgttcgactctgaccaccgtccagttcttctcagcttcaagatacggttccacaagagaaaccgaggagttcctcttcaaccgaaaatccacatggcaggtctgaaagacgatgaatgcagaagaaaattccgccaacgtgtgtctattcatgttggagtacggaccaggaagaagctaagcgatgcggattccttcacaaagtgcatccaggacgctgcaagggaaacgctcccggttcttgccgcagaagaaatttgcctttgcatctgcggaaacaaaatccacatacaattctgtatgtgtcgcgtgcagcgctggtga